In one window of Arachis ipaensis cultivar K30076 chromosome B06, Araip1.1, whole genome shotgun sequence DNA:
- the LOC107647854 gene encoding WD repeat-containing protein 70 has product MEDEADIYDGVRAQFPLSFGKQSKSQTPLEAIHNATRRSNTNPPPSSSSSSKLATASALPSLSSSSKEWLNSLRSSKNPTPTLADRGGGSEIGPPPPPPPTAEDDNDDGAMVGPPPPPPTGVGSGADEDEDDDMIGPPPPPSGNNLNSDDDDDSNGDELGNRFRIPLSNEIVLKGHTKVVSALAVDHTGSRVLSGSYDYSVRMYDFQGMNARLQSFRQLEPAEGHQVRNLSWSPTADRFLCVTGSAQAKIYDRDGLTLGEFMKGDMYIRDLKNTKGHISGLTCGEWHPKTKETILTSSEDGSLRIWDVNDFKSQKQVIKPKLARPGRVPVTTCAWDHDGKRIAGGIGDGSIQVWSIKPGWGSRPDIHIEKSHSDDITGLKFSSDGNILLSRSFDGSLKVWDMRKTKEALKVFEDLPNNYGQTNIAFSPGENLFFTGTSVERESTVGGLLCFFDRANLELVSRVGISPSCSVVRCCWHPKLNQIFATVGDKNQGGTHILYDPTISERGALVCVARAPRKKSIDDFEAKPVIHNPHALPLFRDQPSRKRQREKVLKDPLKSHKPELPITGPGFGGRVGASQGSLLTQYLMKQGGMIKETWMEEDPREAILKYADAAAKDPKFIAPAYADTQPEPVFAKSDSEEEEK; this is encoded by the exons ATGGAGGACGAAGCTGACATATACGACGGCGTTAGGGCTCAGTTTCCTCTCAGCTTCGGCAAGCAATCCAAGTCTCAGACCCCTCTCGAAGCCATCCACAACGCCACGCGTCGATCTAATACcaatcctcctccttcttcttcttcttcttcgaagcTTGCAACCGCAAGcgctcttccttctctctcttcttcttctaaggaATGGCTCAATTCCCTACGCTCCTCTAAAAACCCTACCCCTACACTTGCTGATCGTGGTGGCGGTTCTGAGATTGGCCCGCCGCCACCTCCGCCTCCGACAGCAGAGGATGATAACGACGATGGCGCCATGGTGGGGCCGCCTCCTCCTCCACCTACCGGGGTGGGTTCGGGGGCGGATGAGGACGAAGACGACGATATGATTGGACCGCCCCCGCCGCCGTCTGGTAACAATTTGAACTCCGACGACGACGATGATTCCAATGGAGATGAGTTGGGGAACCGGTTCCGTATTCCACTTAGCAACGAGATTGTCCTCAAGGGCCACACCAAG GTTGTGTCAGCTCTTGCTGTAGATCACACTGGATCTAGAGTGCTTTCTGGAAGTTATGATTACTCAGTGCGGATGTACGATTTTCAAGGAATGAATGCTCGTTTGCAATCGTTTCGACAACTGGAGCCCGCTGAAGGTCATCAAGTTCGCAACTTAAGCTGGAGTCCAACAGCAGATCGGTTTTTGTGTGTGACTGGATCAGCTCAAGCAAAG ATTTATGATCGCGATGGGCTTACTTTGGGAGAGTTTATGAAGGGAGACATGTATATTCGTGATCTAAAGAATACCAAGGGCCACATATCTGGATTGACATGTGGAGAGTGGCATCCAAAAACTAAAGAGACAATCTTAACATCATCAGAGGATGGATCACTGCGAATATGGGATGTAAATGACTTCAAAAGTCAGAAGCAG GTAATTAAACCAAAGCTTGCAAGGCCTGGAAGAGTTCCTGTAACCACATGTGCATGGGACCATGATGGTAAACGCATTGCTGGTGGTATAGGAGATGGTTCTATACAG GTTTGGAGCATTAAGCCTGGGTGGGGGAGTAGGCCAGATATACATATTGAAAAAAGTCATTCAGATGATATTACTGGTCTGAAATTTTCTAGTGATGGGAATATCCTATTGTCAAGAAGCTTTGATGGTTCACTGAAG GTTTGGGATATGCGTAAAACAAAGGAAGCATTGAAGGTATTTGAGGATCTTCCAAATAATTACGGACAAACAAATATTGCATTCAGTCCTGGTGAGAATCTATTTTTTACTGGAACATCTGTTGAAAGAGAGAGCACAGTTGGGGGTTTATTGTGCTTCTTTGATAGAGCAAACCTTGAACTTGTTTCAAGAGTCGGCATATCCCCCTCTTGTAGTGTTGTTCGGTGTTGTTGGCATCCTAAACTGAATCAG ATCTTTGCAACGGTTGGTGATAAAAACCAAGGAGGGACTCACATACTATATGATCCCACCATCAGTGAAAGAGGAGCCCTTGTTTGTGTTGCACGTGCACCAAGGAAAAAATCAATCGACGATTTTGAGGCAAAGCCTGTCATTCACAATCCCCATGCCTTACCACTGTTTAGAGATCAGCCAAGCCGTAAGCGTCAACGGGAGAAAGTATTAAAGGATCCATTGAAGTCCCACAAGCCTGAACTTCCCATAACAGGACCTGGCTTTGGTGGACGGGTCGGTGCAAGTCAAGGAAGCTTACTAACCCAGTATCTTATGAAG CAAGGAGGTATGATCAAGGAGACATGGATGGAGGAGGATCCAAGGGAAGCCATCTTGAAATATGCTGACGCAGCAGCAAAGGATCCAAAATTCATTGCTCCAGCATATGCAGATACTCAACCTGAGCCAGTGTTCGCAAAGTCGGATTCcgaggaagaagaaaaatga
- the LOC107647855 gene encoding two-component response regulator ARR22-like, which translates to MAPNEDSATKLTALVVDDDRQVRMIHQWMLNKVGVKNQAAENGKEAVQIHCSGQGFDLILMDKEMPLMNGIEATKELRSMGICSKIVGVSSHSEEKQIQEFMEAGLDDYLVKPLNMAKLRSILDNIM; encoded by the exons ATGGCACCTAATGAAGACTCAGCAACAAAATTAACAGCACTTGTTGTGGATGATGATAGACAAGTAAGGATGATTCATCAGTGGATGCTGAACAAAGTTGGAGTGAAGAATCAGGCAGCGGAGAATGGAAAAGAAGCCGTACAAATTCATTGCTCTGGTCAAGGATTTGACCTCATTCTCATGGACAAGGAAATGCCTTTGATGAATGGCATTGAG GCAACAAAGGAACTTCGTTCAATGGGCATTTGTAGCAAAATTGTTGGGGTGTCATCTCACTCAGAGGAAAAGCAAATACAAGAATTTATGGAAGCAGGGCTTGATGATTATCTAGTCAAACCTTTGAACATGGCTAAGCTGCGTTCAATTCTTGATAATATCATGTGA